One segment of Comamonas thiooxydans DNA contains the following:
- a CDS encoding sigma-70 family RNA polymerase sigma factor, translating to MPAPVSSSSLLSTFQDSYHELVRFVARRAGPQAARDLVHDAWIRLAERQRSEDGTETPDGLPRAYLYAVMENIAIDHLRHGQRTTERFDTSVREGEPPAPLSPDVADTHSYRQALAGVESALAQLPARCRDIFLADRIEGASHAELAARHGVSVKTVEREVMRAMDSVEASLRRWRGDAAAPAPRTGRRRALSTLLGIAGLGVGSQAIWLAWRQWMPQYQVRLATATGRLLTQPLPDGSSLTLDAASRAEVDFYATRRQVRLLAGSAFFAVARDTARPFSVQARGVQVTVLGTRFEVALEDDAVLVAVDTGRVQVRDGSGARHELGAGQMLRVVAGETATIQTAATVAAWREGWLDFQNTPLAEVARRLERYSAQPLRVAPDAAALPVLGRVRIAATQGWLRMLPRTLPVSVQEEEQAGLERTLVIRRRS from the coding sequence ATGCCCGCGCCCGTCTCTTCCTCCTCCCTGCTGAGCACCTTCCAGGACAGCTACCACGAGCTGGTTCGCTTCGTGGCGCGCCGCGCCGGCCCGCAGGCTGCGCGCGACCTGGTGCATGACGCCTGGATACGCCTGGCCGAACGCCAGCGCAGCGAAGACGGCACCGAAACACCAGACGGCCTGCCGCGCGCCTATCTCTACGCGGTGATGGAAAACATCGCCATCGACCATCTGCGCCATGGCCAGCGCACGACCGAGCGCTTTGACACCAGCGTGCGGGAAGGCGAGCCGCCCGCCCCGCTCAGCCCCGACGTGGCCGATACCCATTCCTACCGCCAGGCCCTGGCCGGGGTGGAAAGCGCACTGGCCCAGTTGCCCGCGCGCTGCCGCGACATCTTCCTGGCCGACCGCATCGAGGGCGCCTCGCATGCCGAGCTGGCGGCGCGCCACGGCGTCTCGGTCAAGACCGTGGAGCGCGAAGTCATGCGCGCCATGGACAGCGTGGAAGCCTCGCTGCGCCGCTGGCGCGGAGATGCTGCCGCACCCGCACCACGCACCGGCCGCCGCCGCGCCCTGTCCACCTTGCTGGGGATTGCGGGCCTGGGTGTCGGCAGCCAGGCCATCTGGCTGGCCTGGCGCCAGTGGATGCCGCAGTACCAGGTGCGGCTGGCCACGGCTACCGGCCGCCTGCTGACCCAGCCCCTTCCCGACGGCAGCAGTCTGACCCTGGACGCCGCCAGCCGCGCCGAGGTGGACTTCTACGCCACGCGCCGACAGGTCAGGCTGCTGGCCGGCAGCGCCTTCTTCGCCGTGGCGCGCGACACCGCGCGGCCCTTCAGCGTGCAGGCGCGGGGCGTGCAGGTCACCGTGCTGGGTACGCGCTTCGAGGTCGCGCTGGAGGACGATGCGGTGCTGGTCGCCGTCGATACAGGCCGTGTGCAGGTGCGCGACGGCAGCGGCGCCCGTCACGAATTGGGCGCAGGTCAGATGCTTCGCGTGGTGGCAGGGGAGACGGCCACCATCCAGACGGCTGCCACGGTGGCCGCCTGGCGGGAAGGCTGGCTGGACTTTCAGAACACGCCGCTGGCCGAGGTGGCGCGGCGCCTGGAGCGCTACAGCGCGCAGCCGCTGCGCGTGGCGCCCGATGCGGCCGCCCTGCCCGTGCTGGGGCGCGTGCGCATTGCGGCGACCCAAGGCTGGCTGCGCATGCTGCCGCGCACCCTGCCGGTCAGCGTGCAGGAAGAAGAGCAGGCAGGACTGGAACGTACCCTGGTCATCCGCCGCCGCAGTTGA
- a CDS encoding pseudouridine synthase encodes MSESLPEQESIRLAKRVAEQEQCSRREAELHIVAGNVQVDGKVVQVPETRVRPDQVVILRKDAKPEAIPPVTILMNKPAGMTQGPAYGRVRSAHSLLNEGTKAKLDTPMPQLVLDHHFRNLESFLTIPLPASGLIVYTQDKRVARKLAEEGMWLEQEIIVGVEGQIIEDGLEILYEGLPIPGGNGHRRMPPCHVSWQSENHLRFALKGIAPEEIEKMCAAIGLTVVSMRRLRLGRVSLAKVPEGQWRYLMPWERF; translated from the coding sequence ATGTCTGAATCCCTGCCTGAACAAGAAAGCATCCGCCTGGCCAAACGCGTGGCGGAGCAAGAACAATGCTCGCGCCGCGAGGCCGAGCTCCATATCGTCGCGGGCAATGTCCAGGTGGACGGCAAAGTGGTGCAAGTGCCCGAAACCCGCGTGCGCCCCGATCAGGTAGTGATCCTGCGCAAGGATGCCAAGCCTGAAGCCATTCCGCCCGTCACCATCCTGATGAACAAACCCGCGGGCATGACCCAGGGCCCGGCCTATGGCCGCGTGCGCAGCGCGCATTCGCTGCTGAACGAAGGCACCAAGGCCAAGCTGGATACGCCCATGCCCCAGCTGGTGCTGGATCATCACTTCAGGAATCTGGAGTCGTTTCTGACGATTCCCCTGCCCGCCAGCGGCCTCATCGTCTACACGCAGGACAAGCGCGTGGCACGCAAGCTGGCCGAGGAAGGCATGTGGCTGGAGCAGGAAATCATTGTCGGCGTGGAGGGCCAGATCATTGAAGATGGTCTGGAAATTCTGTACGAAGGTCTGCCCATTCCCGGCGGCAACGGCCATCGTCGCATGCCTCCCTGCCATGTGAGCTGGCAGAGCGAAAACCACCTGCGTTTCGCTCTCAAGGGCATTGCTCCCGAAGAGATCGAGAAAATGTGCGCCGCCATCGGCCTGACGGTGGTCAGCATGCGCCGACTGCGCCTTGGCCGCGTCTCTCTGGCCAAGGTGCCCGAGGGTCAGTGGCGCTATCTGATGCCCTGGGAAAGGTTCTAG